The following proteins come from a genomic window of Ignavibacteriota bacterium:
- the pckA gene encoding phosphoenolpyruvate carboxykinase (ATP), which produces MNNLLNIKTPTEGEAQSLKSDYGLINHGLTDLRMVYWNLPTEALYEEIAFRKEGRITQLGPIVVNTGKHTARAATDKFIVKEGTTDDKIWWGEYNRPFSQDKFNELWARVQGYLQGRDLFVQDCYAGADAEYRMPIRIITEQAWHSFFARNMFIMPKTLEEYRRHIPDFTVVCVPGFKGIPQIDGTTTNTFIVLNFEQRLCVIGNTAYAGEIKKSIFTIMNFLLPLEGVMPMHCSANIGKQNDAAIFFGLSGTGKTTLSADPNRGLIGDDEHGWSDEGVFNFEGGCYAKVISLSASAEPQIFACTRKFGTILENVVFDPVTRKIDLDDPTITENTRASYPLEYIDNAVPEKMGGHPKNIIMLTCDASGVMPPIAKLTPEQAMYQFISGYTSKIAGTEVGLGKEPELTFSTCFGAPFMVHHPYFYADLLKRKILKYGVNCWLVNTGWVGGAYGIGKRISIKYTRALLNTALNGKLLNVDYATDPIFGFQVPKTCEDVPPSVLNPAEAWASKEQYMQKYRELATRFIENFKKYEVGCPPEVVKAGPKP; this is translated from the coding sequence ATGAACAACTTACTCAATATAAAAACTCCGACTGAAGGCGAAGCACAATCGCTGAAGAGCGACTACGGACTCATTAATCATGGCTTGACCGACTTGCGTATGGTCTATTGGAATCTTCCGACGGAAGCGCTGTATGAAGAAATCGCGTTTCGGAAAGAAGGACGCATCACGCAGTTAGGTCCCATCGTTGTAAACACCGGCAAGCACACGGCACGCGCCGCAACGGATAAGTTCATCGTGAAAGAAGGAACGACCGACGACAAAATCTGGTGGGGCGAGTATAATCGTCCGTTCAGTCAGGATAAGTTTAATGAATTGTGGGCGCGTGTTCAAGGTTACTTGCAAGGGCGTGACCTGTTCGTGCAGGATTGTTACGCAGGCGCGGATGCAGAATATCGAATGCCGATTCGCATCATCACTGAGCAAGCGTGGCACAGTTTCTTTGCGCGCAATATGTTCATCATGCCGAAGACTCTTGAAGAATATCGCCGCCACATTCCCGACTTCACGGTTGTGTGTGTGCCGGGCTTCAAGGGAATTCCGCAGATTGACGGAACAACAACGAACACATTTATCGTGTTGAACTTCGAGCAACGATTGTGTGTCATCGGCAATACTGCATACGCCGGAGAAATCAAAAAATCCATCTTCACGATTATGAACTTTCTCCTTCCGCTTGAAGGCGTGATGCCGATGCACTGTTCGGCAAACATCGGTAAGCAAAACGATGCGGCAATTTTCTTCGGACTTTCAGGAACAGGCAAGACAACGCTTTCTGCCGACCCCAATCGCGGACTGATCGGCGATGATGAACACGGCTGGAGCGATGAAGGTGTGTTTAACTTTGAAGGCGGTTGTTATGCGAAGGTGATTAGTCTCTCCGCTTCTGCTGAACCACAAATTTTTGCCTGCACGCGAAAGTTCGGAACGATTCTCGAAAATGTTGTCTTCGACCCTGTTACGCGAAAGATTGATTTGGACGACCCGACGATTACCGAGAACACCCGCGCTTCATATCCTCTGGAATATATTGACAACGCTGTGCCGGAGAAAATGGGCGGACATCCGAAAAACATTATCATGCTTACGTGCGATGCTTCGGGTGTGATGCCTCCGATTGCAAAACTGACACCTGAGCAAGCTATGTATCAATTCATTTCCGGTTATACATCGAAGATTGCCGGGACGGAAGTCGGACTTGGGAAAGAACCGGAACTGACATTCAGCACATGTTTTGGCGCGCCGTTCATGGTGCATCATCCGTATTTCTATGCTGATTTGTTGAAGCGAAAAATTCTCAAGTACGGAGTGAACTGCTGGCTCGTGAACACCGGCTGGGTTGGCGGCGCGTACGGAATCGGAAAACGCATCAGCATCAAATACACTCGTGCGTTGCTGAACACCGCATTGAACGGAAAGTTGTTGAATGTTGATTACGCAACAGACCCAATCTTCGGTTTTCAGGTTCCGAAAACATGTGAAGATGTTCCACCGAGTGTTCTCAATCCTGCGGAAGCATGGGCAAGCAAGGAACAGTACATGCAAAAATACCGCGAACTTGCAACCCGCTTCATCGAAAACTTCAAGAAATATGAAGTAGGTTGTCCGC
- a CDS encoding pyridoxal phosphate-dependent aminotransferase — translation MSLSTLAKSIAESPTLKLNEEARLLREKGEAVIHLGAGEPKNKAPINAILSSAAKLTTGDVKYTPTDGIPSLKKAIIRYTEEHYDRLVAPENVIVSAGAKQSLYNLLYTILNPQDEVIVLAPYWVSYPEMIKMCYGIPVIVKPEDGTFTPRMKEIEAAVSSYTRAIIINSPNNPSGVMYPEQFIKEIVEFCEKKNIYCIMDDIYHKLVFDGRSPISAFKFTSKDIESSKVIVINGISKLYGMTGFRIGWVVASKPIVSVMINVQAQTTSCPALLTQAAAEGALMGVQSSVDALRLMIENNRNVMVQELKSFDGVKVTKPHGTFYCLPDFRAYSNDSIKLSEMLLKKALVVTVPGKEFGMEGHLRLSYCGTIKEIKQGVERIKWALDPKAPKEIFIGERKLVRDWL, via the coding sequence ATGTCTCTGAGTACTCTTGCAAAATCCATCGCTGAGTCGCCGACGCTCAAGTTGAACGAGGAAGCTCGTCTCTTGCGTGAAAAAGGCGAAGCAGTGATTCACCTCGGCGCTGGCGAGCCGAAAAACAAAGCGCCCATCAATGCTATCCTGAGTTCCGCCGCGAAGTTGACGACAGGCGATGTGAAGTACACGCCTACTGACGGCATTCCGTCGCTCAAGAAAGCAATCATCCGTTACACGGAAGAACATTACGACAGACTTGTCGCACCGGAAAATGTTATCGTCTCCGCCGGAGCGAAACAATCACTGTACAACTTGCTCTATACAATTCTCAATCCGCAGGATGAAGTGATTGTGCTGGCGCCATACTGGGTCAGCTACCCTGAGATGATAAAAATGTGCTACGGCATTCCGGTGATTGTGAAACCGGAAGACGGGACGTTCACGCCGCGCATGAAAGAAATCGAAGCGGCTGTCAGTTCATACACGCGGGCAATCATCATCAACAGTCCGAACAATCCAAGCGGTGTGATGTATCCTGAGCAATTCATCAAAGAAATTGTTGAGTTCTGTGAGAAGAAAAATATCTATTGCATCATGGATGATATTTACCACAAACTTGTGTTTGATGGACGTTCACCAATTTCCGCATTCAAGTTTACGAGCAAAGATATTGAGTCATCCAAAGTCATCGTCATCAACGGCATCTCGAAGTTATATGGCATGACAGGGTTTCGCATCGGCTGGGTTGTGGCGAGCAAACCAATCGTCAGCGTGATGATAAATGTTCAGGCACAAACGACTTCTTGCCCTGCGCTTCTCACACAAGCGGCGGCAGAGGGCGCGTTAATGGGAGTTCAAAGCAGTGTAGATGCGCTTCGACTCATGATTGAAAATAATCGCAACGTGATGGTTCAGGAATTGAAATCGTTCGATGGTGTGAAAGTTACAAAACCACACGGAACATTTTATTGCTTGCCCGATTTCCGCGCATACTCGAATGATTCAATAAAACTTTCGGAGATGTTGTTGAAGAAAGCGCTTGTGGTGACTGTTCCCGGAAAAGAATTCGGGATGGAAGGTCACTTGCGGCTGAGTTATTGCGGCACCATCAAAGAAATCAAACAAGGAGTTGAGCGCATCAAATGGGCGCTTGACCCGAAAGCACCAAAAGAAATTTTTATCGGCGAACGTAAATTAGTGAGGGATTGGTTATGA